A genomic segment from Syntrophotalea acetylenivorans encodes:
- a CDS encoding flavin reductase family protein, with protein MKKVSLGIKTLAQPSPVWLVGSYDQAGQPNLATIAWGGICCSKPPCVAISLRPATYTHDSIIQRGAFTVNVATEPFARQADFCGMASGRDGDKFAAAGLTAVKSDLIDAPYVEEFPLIVECRLQQTVEVGGHTQFIGEIVDVKADPAVLSESGVPDIEKVRPMIFTPVIRTYHGAGEYLGQAFSIGKEIG; from the coding sequence ATGAAAAAAGTATCTCTCGGCATCAAAACCCTCGCCCAGCCGTCGCCGGTATGGCTGGTCGGGTCCTACGACCAGGCGGGCCAGCCGAATCTGGCCACCATCGCCTGGGGCGGCATCTGCTGTTCCAAGCCACCCTGCGTGGCGATCTCCCTGCGTCCTGCCACCTACACTCACGACAGTATTATCCAACGGGGCGCCTTTACCGTGAACGTCGCCACCGAGCCTTTTGCTCGGCAGGCGGACTTTTGCGGCATGGCCTCAGGTCGGGATGGCGACAAATTCGCCGCCGCCGGTCTCACAGCAGTCAAGAGCGATCTGATCGACGCCCCCTATGTGGAGGAGTTCCCGCTGATCGTCGAATGCCGCTTGCAGCAGACGGTGGAGGTCGGCGGCCACACCCAGTTCATCGGCGAGATCGTCGACGTCAAGGCCGATCCGGCAGTGTTGTCCGAAAGCGGTGTGCCCGATATCGAAAAGGTGCGGCCGATGATCTTTACCCCGGTGATTCGTACCTATCATGGCGCGGGAGAGTATCTGGGACAGGCGTTTTCCATTGGTAAGGAAATCGGCTGA
- a CDS encoding regulatory protein GemA, translated as MASEYRRKCLAKIHIAKKELGLSEEDYRSLIEATVPGKNSAADLDDGQLQQLLDRFYTLGWRPRLPRNRERPLPATVWKARKLWLQLYELGAVQNPQWTALARFAKRMTGVGDLRRLTGKHAAIVIEALKQWLERAGGETE; from the coding sequence ATGGCCAGCGAGTATCGGCGTAAATGTCTGGCGAAGATTCACATCGCCAAAAAGGAACTGGGACTGAGTGAGGAGGATTACCGCAGCCTGATTGAGGCCACGGTACCCGGCAAGAACTCGGCAGCCGACCTCGACGACGGCCAGTTGCAACAGCTCCTCGACCGATTTTACACTCTGGGCTGGCGACCACGGCTGCCCCGGAACCGGGAGCGACCGCTGCCGGCCACAGTCTGGAAGGCCCGTAAACTGTGGTTACAACTCTACGAACTGGGAGCAGTGCAAAATCCGCAGTGGACTGCCCTGGCCCGCTTTGCCAAACGCATGACCGGGGTGGGCGACCTGCGCCGCCTGACCGGTAAACACGCTGCGATTGTGATCGAAGCGCTTAAACAGTGGTTGGAACGAGCCGGAGGAGAGACGGAATAA